One Gloeobacter morelensis MG652769 DNA window includes the following coding sequences:
- a CDS encoding type II toxin-antitoxin system VapC family toxin has protein sequence MNTKRLLLDTVFIQALLNRRDQCHLQARAAFPMVREALEVWVTEAVLTEVGNALSAIDRSAAVQFIEQCYRTVNVRVVSVDRALLMRALRLYSSRQDKTWGLTDCISFAVMQEQGLLEAVTADEHFVQAGYRALLLNP, from the coding sequence GTGAATACCAAACGCCTGCTGCTGGACACGGTCTTTATCCAGGCCCTGCTCAACCGGCGTGACCAGTGCCACCTGCAAGCTCGTGCCGCTTTTCCCATGGTTCGTGAGGCTCTGGAGGTATGGGTGACAGAAGCCGTCCTGACGGAAGTGGGCAATGCTTTGAGCGCGATTGACCGTTCAGCGGCGGTGCAATTTATCGAGCAGTGCTACCGGACAGTCAATGTGCGGGTGGTCAGCGTCGACCGGGCTCTGCTGATGCGCGCGCTGCGATTGTATAGCAGCCGCCAGGACAAAACTTGGGGCCTGACCGACTGCATTTCGTTTGCCGTCATGCAGGAGCAAGGTTTGCTCGAAGCCGTAACGGCCGACGAGCATTTCGTTCAAGCCGGGTACCGTGCTTTGTTGCTGAACCCATAA
- a CDS encoding antitoxin family protein, producing MSTVVTVIFDGQVFRPEVPLDLEPNRRYRVTIEPAPAPNTATDAWDLLADLAGTIEAPPDWSSEHDHYLYGTPKRHLESQS from the coding sequence ATGAGCACAGTTGTGACGGTGATCTTCGACGGGCAGGTTTTTCGCCCGGAAGTTCCCCTTGATCTCGAACCCAACCGGCGCTACCGCGTCACCATCGAGCCTGCACCAGCCCCCAACACTGCTACAGACGCCTGGGATTTACTTGCGGATCTGGCAGGAACGATAGAGGCGCCGCCCGATTGGTCTTCCGAGCACGACCACTATCTATACGGCACACCCAAACGCCACCTTGAATCGCAATCGTGA
- a CDS encoding type II toxin-antitoxin system ParD family antitoxin yields MNISLTPELERLVQEKVASGLYNSASEVIREALRLLKEQDMLKQARLEELRQDIQLGLESGESAPLDMAAIKAEARRRKGL; encoded by the coding sequence GTGAATATCTCTCTGACCCCCGAACTGGAGAGGCTGGTTCAGGAAAAGGTGGCGAGCGGTCTTTACAACTCGGCTAGTGAAGTTATTCGTGAAGCACTTCGCTTGCTCAAAGAGCAAGACATGCTCAAGCAGGCCCGCTTGGAAGAATTGCGGCAGGATATCCAGTTGGGTTTGGAAAGTGGTGAGTCCGCTCCCCTCGATATGGCTGCCATTAAAGCCGAAGCGCGGCGGCGCAAGGGCCTTTGA
- a CDS encoding type II toxin-antitoxin system RelE/ParE family toxin, producing MPPIRRKPLAEIDLLEIWSYVADANPQRADAMLDAIEQKLQMLARQTALGRRREDLAPGLRSFPAGNYVVFYRPLSEGIEVVRILSGLRDIEGIFRSSDPG from the coding sequence GTGCCACCGATTCGAAGAAAGCCGCTTGCAGAAATAGATCTGCTCGAAATTTGGAGTTACGTCGCGGATGCTAATCCACAGAGGGCAGATGCAATGCTCGATGCAATCGAGCAAAAGCTGCAGATGCTTGCCCGTCAAACGGCTCTTGGTCGTAGGCGCGAAGACTTGGCCCCCGGCTTGCGCAGTTTTCCGGCAGGCAATTATGTCGTTTTCTACCGTCCTTTGTCTGAAGGCATCGAGGTTGTCCGAATCTTGAGCGGCTTGCGGGATATCGAAGGAATTTTTAGAAGTTCCGATCCAGGGTGA